In Fusarium oxysporum f. sp. lycopersici 4287 chromosome 11, whole genome shotgun sequence, the following are encoded in one genomic region:
- a CDS encoding beta-galactosidase, translating to MKLLSLSTVGLLALAGLSIGQETKDVPIQDNGLTNIVEWDDHSYLINGERIFVFSGEFHYWRLPVPELWRDLLEKIKAAGFTAFSIYNSWGYHEATPGVLDFENGAHDFVSIMTLAKELGLYLLIRPGPYVNAEANAGGFPLWVTTGEYGKLRNDDPRYTKAWSKYWTEISKIIEPHLITNGGNVAMFQIENELGGQWKNDDKRILNEPTANYMQLLKESARKAGIDVPVFHNAPNTRTFSWSNDFERNATGNVDVTGVDSYPSCWSCNLDECTGTNGEYVPYNIQDYVTYFNKQSPRQPHFLPEFQGGSYNPWGGPEGGCPGDIGPDFANIFYRDLLAQQATAISLYMMYGGTNWGWFACPVVATSYDYSSPISENRAIWDKYYETKSLTLFTRVAHDLTKTTRVTNSTSLSTNDAILISELRHEENDAAFYVARHDHSPSGTKETFKLHVKTSEGKLTIPQNEGSITINGHQSKVIPTDFHFGKKTLLYSTAEVLTYSIIDNKEVIVLWLPEGEQGEFTLKGNTELKHDKSLKGIKVKASKKSVTVNYTQQKGLFTLNLKDGSTIVLADRKTAYKFWAPTLDNNPFAPVNKTVLIHGPYLVRHATIKNGQLNIQGDLDSATETTVFAPESLKSIAWNGEKVKVSSKEGHKYTIELKGPSKATLPRLESWKYADSLPEIKTDYKTSSSAWVVADKKNTTNAVLVPDLKNPVLYVDEYKIHYGNHIYRATFPTTSSAPTGVYLNLTGGMAFGYSVWLNSDYIGSYLGEATTGHAGQEFSFKNATLSKKENVLVVLMDNSGHDLRDGALDPRGITNATLIGPAKGGYKFSEWKIAGHAGSVEGEVIDPIRGPLNEGGLYAERIGAHLPGFSDKKWKSYSSKQGTLVNPSAGVRAYRTTVDLDIPDGLDVGVSFKLTAPSNTTFSATKKGYSNQVRVLLFVNGYQYGRFNPYIGNQISFPVPPGVLNYDGENTIAVTVWSQSAQGGEVKVEWEVDYAHTSSFDVKFDSKYLRPDWTKERLQYA from the exons ATGAAGTTGCTTTCGCTTTCAACTGTCGGGCTGCTTGCCTTGGCTGGTTTGTCGATTGGACAAGAGACAAAGGATGTGCCAATTCAAGACAATGGACTCACAAACATCGTTGAATG GGACGACCATAGTTACCTCATCAATGGCGAGAGAATCTTTGTCTTCTCTGGAGAGTTCCATTACTGGCGTCTGCCTGT ACCCGAACTTTGGCGCGACTTGCTAGAAAAGATCAAAGCCGCCGGCTTCACAGCCTTCAGCATCTACAACAGCTGGGGCTACCACGAAGCGACCCCAGGCGTCCTCGACTTCGAAAATGGCGCCCACGATTTCGTGTCGATCATGACCCTTGCCAAAGAGCTCGGCCTCTATCTCCTGATCCGTCCTGGTCCCTACGTCAATGCCGAGGCTAACGCCGGAGGCTTTCCTCTGTGGGTCACGACCGGAGAGTACGGCAAGCTTCGAAACGATGATCCTAGATACACTAAGGCTTGGTCTAAGTATTGGACTGAGATTTCCAAGATTATTGAGCCACATCTCATTACCAATGGCGGCAATGTTGCCATGTTCCAG ATTGAGAACGAGTTAGGCGGCCAGTGGAAGAATGACGACAAGAGAATCTTGAACGAGCCTACCGCCAACTACATGCAACTTCTCAAGGAGTCCGCCAGAAAGGCCGGCATCGATGTTCCTGTATTCCACAACGCGCCCAACACT CGTACATTTTCTTGGTCCAACGACTTCGAGCGCAATGCAACCGGCAACGTCGATGTCACCGGTGTCGACAGCTACCCCTCCTGCTGGAGCTGCAACCTCGACGAATGCACCGGCACCAACGGCGAGTACGTCCCTTACAACATCCAAGACTATGTCACCTACTTCAACAAGCAATCTCCCCGTCAACCTCACTTCTTGCCTGAGTTCCAGGGCGGTTCCTACAACCCATGGGGCGGTCCAGAGGGCGGATGCCCTGGCGATATCGGCCCTGACTTTGCCAACATTTTCTACCGTGACTTGCTCGCACAACAGGCCACCGCCATTTCTCTGTACATGATGTACGGAGGCACAAACTGGGGTTGGTTCGCTTGCCCTGTTGTTGCAACTAGCTACGATTACTCCTCGCCTATCTCCGAGAACCGTGCTATCTGGGATAAGTACTACGAGACCAAGTCGCTGACTCTCTTCACGCGTGTTGCGCACGATCTTACCAAAACCACCCGAGTCACAAACAGTACTTCCCTTTCTACGAACGATGCTATCTTGATATCCGAGCTTCGACATGAAGAGAATGATGCTGCTTTCTACGTTGCCCGACACGATCACTCACCTTCCGGTACCAAAGAGACCTTCAAGCTTCATGTTAAGACCTCGGAGGGCAAGC TCACTATCCCTCAGAACGAGGGCTCAATTACCATTAACGGCCATCAGTCCAAGGTCATCCCAACTGACTTCCACTTCGGCAAGAAGACACTCCTCTACTCGACGGCCGAGGTCCTCACCTACtccatcatcgacaacaaggAGGTCATTGTCCTCTGGCTTCCTGAGGGCGAGCAAGGAGAGTTCACTCTCAAGGGAAACACCGAGCTCAAGCACGACAAGTCTCTGAAGggcatcaaggtcaaggctaGCAAGAAGAGCGTTACTGTCAACTACACTCAGCAGAAGGGTCTTTTCACTCTCAACCTGAAGGATGGCTCCACCATTGTTCTGGCTGATCGAAAGACTGCTTACAAGTTCTGGGCTCCGACACTGGATAACAACCCTTTTGCGCCTGTTAATAAGACTG TTCTGATTCACGGCCCCTACCTCGTCCGTCACGCCACCATCAAGAACGGACAACTCAACATCCAGGGCGATCTCGACAGCGCCACCGAGACCACTGTCTTTGCTCCCGAGTCTCTCAAGTCCATCGCCTGGAACggtgagaaggtcaaggtttCGTCCAAAGAAGGCCACAAGTACACCATCGAGCTCAAGGGCCCTTCAAAGGCCACATTGCCGAGGCTTGAGTCCTGGAAGTATGCCGACAGCTTGCCCGAAATCAAGACCGACTACAAGACTTCATCCTCGGCCTGGGTTG TTGCCGATAAGAAGAACACCACCAACGCGGTCCTCGTCCCCGATCTGAAGAACCCCGTGCTCTACGTCGATGAGTACAAGATCCACTACGGAAACCACATTTACAGAGCTACTTTTCCCACCACTAGCTCTGCCCCTACCGGTGTTTATCTTAACCTCACTGGTGGCATGGCCTTTGGCTACTCCGTCTGGCTAAACTCGGATTATATCGGCTCTTACCTCGGTGAAGCTACCACTGGCCATGCAGGTCAAGAGTTCTCCTTCAAGAACGCCACTCTGTCGAAGAAGGAGAACGTTCTAGTGGTTCTGATGGATAACTCTGGCCACGATCTACGTGATGGCGCTCTTGACCCTCGAGGTATCACCAACGCTACTCTCATTGGCCCTGCCAAGGGCGGTTATAAGTTCTCTGAGTGGAAGATTGCTGGTCATGCTGGAAGCGTTGAAGGCGAGGTCATCGATCCCATCCGCGGCCCCCTCAACGAAGGTGGTCTCTACGCTGAGCGTATCGGCGCTCACTTGCCTGGCTTCTCCGACAAGAAGTGGAAGTCTTACTCTTCTAAGCAGGGAACTCTCGTCAACCCTTCGGCTGGAGTCCGTGCCTACAGAACGACCGTTGATCTTGATATTCCCGATGGCCTAGACGTCGGTGTCTCGTTCAAGCTTACAGCGCCTTCCAACACAACCTTCTCCGCCACCAAGAAGGGCTACAGCAACCAAGTTAGAGTTCTTCTGTTTGTCAACGGCTACCAGTACGGACGATTCAACCCATACATTGGCAACCAGATATCCTTCCCCGTTCCTCCTGGTGTTCTGAACTACGATGGAGAAAACACCATCGCTGTTACGGTCTGGAGTCAGAGCGCTCAGGGTGGTGAGGTCAAGGTCGAGTGGGAGGTTGACTATGCCCATACATCCAGCTTCGATGTCAAGTTTGACAGCAAGTATCTCCGCCCAGATTGGACCAAAGAGAGACTGCAGTACGCTTAG